The Etheostoma cragini isolate CJK2018 chromosome 22, CSU_Ecrag_1.0, whole genome shotgun sequence genome segment NNNNNNNNNNNNNNNNNNNNNNNNNNNNNNNNNNNNNNNNNNNNNNNNNNNNNNNNNNNNacacacacacacacacacacacacacacacacacacacacacacacacacacacacacacacacacacacgggaacGTAACATCAACACACTTAATCTGTGTCTTTGCACCGACGCaccaaaactttatttaaacaagaCCGAAAGACAAACTATAAATCATGTCTTTAATTAAGAAATATTTAGAGCGAGTTTCACCAACAAGGATTCCTTAAAATAAGATCAACACTCGGGATTATAACCAATAATAAAGGTTCAGGGGATGTAAACAGGAAGAATTATATTGGCCcctttttagttatttttaaccaatatttgttgatattttccAGATTATCTTTATCTAAAGAATGGGGAATTATCTTTTACCTGCAGAGGACGAAAAATGACTTAAGtatcaatcaataaatacagGAATGCAttgacaaaactaaaataagcaatatatatatatatatatatatatatataaaaaatatatattaattagGTATAACACAtaccaaaattattattaatatttcttGAAATTAATctgtatttctgtgtctgtatgtaaaTGAGCTTAggatgcatttatttatttaagtgttgTCGCACACCAAAATGGACGATGCACAATTGCCCCCTAGGGTAACACAGCAGGGTCACAGAGCAGGCTCGTGATAGGGcgccccggctgtcaatcaacGTCTTCCGGTGATGCTGGCCTCTGATTGGTCCGGGCCCGGAAGCAACTGCGCACCCTGCTTATAAGTAAGTCTTTAAATCGCacaaatagcagttaaaatccctccgcTCAGCTCGGAGGACcacgtttcccagcatgctttgcTGGGTCCACTGTGGCCCCGCGGCCGCCTCGCTCTCGTGAGATtaccgttgcccacgtgtgcacgACGTCGGAGcgagtcgggatcaagtcggacgaaaatttacccagcatgcaacaaAACCATTGGACAAAACCCCCGAAATGCCCCTTTAATCCTGGTTAAAGCCAATCCTTGTTGGTGAAACAGACCTTAAAGGTGCCCCGCCACACGTGTTTCATCACTTTGTGCTGCTGGACTCTCATTGGCTAGGAGCTAGCCAATGAGCTATCAGcatggctatcagcatcctttacccagctcatgaatattaatgagctcaggcagcatgaccagctgttgtgattggtctgatttctcctcttatttcttttcagtggctaaagctgacacacacacacacacacacacacacacacacacacacacacNNNNNNNNNNNNNNNNNNNNNNNNNNNNNNNNNNNNNNNNNNNNNNNNNNNNNNNNNNNNNNNNNNNNNNNNNNNNNNNNNNNNNNNNNNNNNNNNNNNNttctcctccctctctcctctcactctctcctcccactctcctccctctctcctctcactctctcctcctcctttatttatatatatatatctctctctctctctctctctctctgtcttataGTCTATGTCTCTCGGGTCTTAAATTCTTTCCTGTTTTGGAGATTAGATGaagaattatattttataatgttgttTATTAATAAGAAAAGAAACCTTAACGATGCATTTTAATATCAGTTATgttatatttttagtttttctttctttagtttttctttcttttgttttctttcttttgcacaacaaacaagacacaagatgttaaaagatgatttatatttatattaaaaataaatacagaaaaaaaagaaaactcaaaaacccaaaaaattgtgttgttgtttctttggaTTCCGGTTtattcttcctctctttctctctttctcttctttctctcctcttcttctctttccctccttcctctttctctcctaaTTCACTCCTCCTTTCTCATTATTTCTCTCcttactctttttcttttttctcttcttcctctctttctctcctcttctcctgtTCCTGTGTCTGTTAATTATTGTGACTGCGTTAAGAAAAGCAAGttggcttttcaaaataaaagccctgcGGTTAAATGAAGCCCAGCCCAGTACTGTTGGTGTAAATGTTTAATTCTCTACATTCATTGAAAGGAAATACATTACTGAGCGTTGCCCTGACGACGAGTTGAACACACCTGACCACCTGGCCGTCATACTTTACAAATAACCCACTTCATCAAgatattttcaaagtaaaatcaTCAGTGTGATGCTTAACCCCCAACGGCATCTTCTttcccctcatgttgtccccatgttgtccccatgttgtcctcatgttgtcctcatgttgtcctcatgttgcccccatgttgtcttcatgttgtccccatgttgtcttcatgttgtcctcatgttgtcctcatgttgtccccatgttgcccttatgttgtccccatgttgtcttcatgttgtccccatgttgtcttcatgttgtcctcatgttgtccccatgttgtccccatgttgtctccatgttgtcctcatgttgtccccatgttgcccccatgttgtcctcatgttgtcctatatcaatgttctttttaattccccaaaataacatgattgattccacccaacgctctttgccaagtacaaatctctactttcattaattttggggcgtcttattcaattttatagcattgtaaaacaaatggaagtgtttttgaaatactattgagtaaaagttgacatattccagtctgtgattatcatcaacatccattcctttaattttagtctcaataattcctaatttctgcttttctaactcaaacattaggtataatttcctataaatgaggtttattgacaataaattccaaaaataactgtaaaactaaagttaataagttagcgttacgtagtgttggaaacatcaaaaagtgacaaacatttaaaaaaagctctaaaacgtaaacttaaaagtaaaaaaggtcagagggttttaacccttgtgttgtcctcccgtcaaccactttttcaatgttgtgggtgcgtttttttaaaaatgtttttggtgttttttgatattttggatGTTGACActttcagcgcttattttgacGACCCCAATTTTTTGTGCcgaaaaaacaaagaaataacgaaaacgggtcagtttgacccaaggacagaaagtaaaagtatttataaagaaataatttggccctaaagcggaaatataattaaaatgtcttgtcaaaataaaaaaaagtgtttgaaatGACTTTACCAAAGTCTtgatttcacaaaaaaattgggtaatatatgaatgaaatggtaaataaatgcataaaaatgaaattttggGATATGTCTCTTTCTGAGTAGGGGGGGTCTTTCGTCCTCAGatggttttaacccttgtgaaaaaaacattatcacttttttcccccacattttgacactttttcaatgttgtgggtgccttatttatgttttttggggtgtttttccaaattttttaaatattgttgatgttgacatttttaacgcttatttcgacggccccattttttagacaaaaaaaagaaaaggtgtttGAAACGAGTTTATAGAAGTCTTGATTTCACAAAAACGTCGGGTAGTATAtgaatgaaatagtaaataaatgtttaaaatgacattttgggaTATGTCTCTTTCTGAGTAGGAGGGTGTgttggaccccccccccccccccccccccccccccccggtgaaTCTTtcgtcctcagagggttaaaaatGAGtcttttcaacattattatcactttttcccacatttgtcactttttcaatgtttttggtgtttttttccaaaaatttcaagtatttttgacattttcaacgctTGCTTCGACGGCCCCATTTTTTGtggctgaaaaaaagaaaaggtgttttttttcaacactattatcactttttcccacatttctgtcacttcttCATTGTTGTTGgcgcttttttttattttatttcggtgttcttttcaatttttttgatatttttgacgTTGACATTTTCCGCGCTTATTTCGACGACcgatttttttgtgacaaaaaaaagaaagtgtttccAAACGTGTtgatttcacaaaatgttgggtaatatatgaatgaaatagtaattattgtcactttttccaaatatttctgtcactttttcaatgttgtgggtgcgttttttaaatgtttttggtgttttttttccaattttttggatatttttgacGTCGCCATTTTCAGCGGTTATTTCGACGACcacattttttcttcaaaacaaaaaacaaatgaactgaAAGCGTGTTAATCTGACccagggacaacatgagggctaagGAGTTCTTCCTCTGATATTTCTAAAAGTTTTTCTTGCACATCACAGAAATTGAAGATAATTTAACTTTGAATATCTTAAAAATTGGCCAAGTGTGTCCCTTTCTCTGCAGTGTAATAATACTTATAGCAATAATATACAATCTTCATAATGATACTAATAATAAGTTACAATAGAAACAAtctcccccccccttctctgcACTCTGGAGGGTAACGGTGATGATTTGGCATCCTGTACGTTTCACAGcacaatgcttttattttgaaaagaaagattTCACTCTGGTAGAagagtcttttattttaaagtttccaTGCATGTGATCCGGTTATAGTTTAATTTTAGTTATACTTTCCAGATTTGCCGCTGCGGTTTGTTGCGACATGTGcggtgcttttattttgaaatgcgtGTGCGAAGTTGtcttgacttttgttttttacatagaAGAAGAAACGTGAAAGGATTCTACCAAAGTGAACTTTCTCCTCctttgactctctctctctctttcagattGTTGGGACATTAAAGTTCTTAAAGTtacataaaaagtattttgatttatatttttaaggAAAATACTCCAGCAAGTAGACGGAGCCGCAATGTCACCACGGctcaaagaaacagaaaaaaactgattttagaTTCAAAGATCAGAAGAAACGGAAGATAAATCTTAAAGgagccctgccacacaaaaccgcttttactgtgtgtgtgtgtgtgtgtgtgtgtgtgtgtgagtgagtgagagtgtgtgtttgtttgagagagtgtgtgtgtgtgtttgtgtgtctgtgggtgtgtgtctgtgtgtgtgtgtctgtgagtgtgtgtgtgtgagtgagagagagtgtgtgtttgtttgagagagtgtgtgtgtgtgtgtgtgagtgagagagagagagtgtgtgtgtttgtttgagagaGTGTGTGNNNNNNNNNNNNNNNNNNNNNNNNNNNNNNNNNNNNNNNNNNNNNNNNNNNNNNNNNNNNNNNNNNNNNNNNNNNNNNNNNNNNNNNNNNNNNNNNNNNNGagagtgggaggagagagggagggaggagagagtgggaggagagtgtgaggagagagggaggaaagagggggacagagtgggaggagagagggaggagagagggaggagagagggaggagcaTCTGAAGAGCCCCATGTCGTGGCCCTTTAAGGCGTCGCCCCCTGCAGGATGTCAGGGAGAATGCACCGACCGATGCGTTGTCCATTAAcgtttacagtctatggttcgggacccagaaacaaagaaaggagCCGAATCTGCACATGACGTCCGTCACTTCCCAAAACAAAGGATCCCCATGACCGGGGGTACCTTGAACCCGGTCCAAACAGGGCTAACCCGGGTTAAATCCGGGCTAAAACAAGTAccctatgtgtgtgtctttttgggGTGAAAGGTTGTAAAGTCAGTAGTTTTATTTCCATCCTTCAGTCTGAGGCTTTAATCCTTCAGTTTAGTAGTTTATCCTCaagcataaaaaacaaaaacaacaacatccccGGTCCGTCGGTTAAAACCGGATCCTCCTCCGACTCAGGTAGTCCGGGTTTTTAGCAGTTTATCCACCGAAGAAGAAGCGTCTGGTCCGAAAAGTCTGTAAACTGTTGTCAgtgcccgatgtgagtcgagtgcagatatGAGTCACTtagcgacaagtagcatacaagatgctaacgagagacttctgtaacgtcaagttggttcactgctagcttagctacaagttagcatcaaacacaacaaaggctgtcagttgaatggtgttttgagctaacgttagcaatcaatcatagatagctacaatgtctttgaaatgactgctagcttagctacaagctagctaTCAAACACAAAGGCTGTCCGttaaatggtgttttgagctaacgttagcaatcaagcTATCATAGacagctacaacgtttttgaaatggttgctagcttagctaaaagctagcaatcaaacacaacaaatgctgtcagttgaatggtgttttgagctaacgttagcaaacaagCTATCATAGACagctacaacatttttgaaatggttgctagcttagctacaagttagcatcaaacacaaaaaaggctgtcagttgaattgtgttttgagctaactttagcaACCAATCAAGCTATAATAGATAGctacattttctttgaaaagactgctagcttagctacaagctagctatcaaacacaacaaaggctgtcagttgaatggtgttttgagctaacgttagcaaccaatcaATTCaacgtttttaaaatgatttccatcttctgttattgtttttaatgagaaacatttattatttcatggatttcactagTCTCAGTCTGACAGTTAGGTCGTAAACCTTTTAAATGTGagcgactcacatctgcactcgcgTCCCATCGGGCGGTGACCCCGTTCTTACCGGGTCGCCGTGGTTCCTCCGCTCCTCGCTGCGTCTAGATGGGACTGAGCGTCTGGCGCTGGTACGGCGTTAGCTCCGGGTGCCACACGTCCACGATGAAGATGAGCCGGTAGCGGTCGGCGTCCTGCCACACCTCGTGCTCGAAGGAGTCGTCGAAGATGAGGACTCTACCTTCCTCCCACTCCCTGCAGCCGCACACGGAGAACGGGGGTTAGTGGTTAGCGATTAGCGGGTAATGGTTAGCGGTTAGCAGTTAGCGGTTAATGgttagatagatatttattcatcccaaaaaaatgggaaattatggtgttacagcagcacacgtacattagtcacacaacacagaatataaatataaatgagatactagtaaaaaatatacaaacatatatatacatgaaataataataataataataataataataataggaataaaatataagaacaaatatttaaatatatacaggataGGATAACAAAATGCGTAAGCGGTTAATGGTTAGCGATAAATGGTTAATGGTTAGCGGCTAGTGGCTAGCGGCTAGTGGCTAGCGGGTAGTGGCTAGCGGCTAGTGGCTAGCGGTTAGCGTCTAGCGGCAATGATAGAGGCGGGATTTACACGCGACAACCCCCAACAACCAATAATATCTCacttctttctttcacttttttcgtTGTTTTTGCCGccctttgtacatttttttgggacgctttgatttttttgtgtgtttttttcaagtttttggggactttgattttttgggggtgtttttttcaagttttttggGACACTTAGAtatttttttggggtgtttttttcaagttttttgggacactttgaatttttttttgcttacaagtagaaattattttattttaaaaattctggggacatttcaatgtttttgttacatttttcaaggttttgggtcacttttcaacattttagaaaactttttttgttgttttagcaaattttttgtatttttttggacacttggacgcgtttttcaaggttttttggACAATGAGGAGGTTAAAGCGCCCTGTCTTAGTATTTATACTCCTCACTGGTTGCAGAGTGTCACAACTCAGGAAAGACTTTATTTCTACGGAcgaatagaagaagaaaagattttttttattctataatttttttttgagagagattttttttgctattggtatgaaaactttttctctcaaatagtttttttctctcagatctcAATTAGAAATTGAAAAATTTCAATTTGCTTCAAAGTGGATAATAACGTAATAATGTAATCATcgttttgcttgatttgctcAACTGTCTGacttttttagggctttatgtCGACCAAACTGTAAGAGAGAAGATGCATAAACcaatttacataataaaaatacaagcatgtcaataaattatgaatttaaGGCGCTTGGTGTGACTCATCAACCAATTAACACTAACGAGCCAATTTAACCCTCTCGTCCTTTATCAAGgtcattgttgtctttttttgacctttttgtgtctttccctgataattttgtcacattttcaacatttgtcaactttttctgagtcttttgaaatttttaaagcctttttttttacatttgtcacttttttcacatttttgtcactttattttttacactttttaaaaaggaggagatgagaggatgaaagaagaagaggaggagatgggaggatgaaagaggaagagggggagatgggaggatgaaagaggaagaggaggagatgggaggatgaaagaggaagaggaggagatgggaggatgatggaagaagaggaggagatgggaggatgaaagaggaagaggaggagatgggaggatgaaagaggaaggaggaggagatgggaggatgaaagaggaagaggaagagatgggaggatgaaagaggaagaggaggagatgagaggatgaaagaggaagaggaggagatgggaggatgaaagaggaagagggggagatgggtggatgaaagaggaagaggaggagatgggaggatgaaagaggaagagggggacCTGGTCTGGTCGGTGCAGCGGATCCTGCAGCCCTGCTTGGGGACCACGAGGCCGAGGTGCAGCCTCAGTCTGCAGTTAGTGGGACCGGTGTGAGGCCACACGTGAGTCCCTGGATGCATCACAGAGAACTtaatctgaacacacacacacacacacacacacacacacaaacacacacacagacacgcacacacacacacacgcacacacacacacacaagattagAAAACTACTCCTCTTTTAAAGGTTTAACTGAGAAATTAttgatgtgtgagtgtgtgtgtgtgtgagtgtgtgtgtctctgtgtgtgtgtctctgtgtgtgagtgtgtgagagtgtgtgagagtgtgtgagagtgtgtgtgtgtgtgtgtgtgtacctgtccTCTCTTGCAGCCTGTAGCTTCAGTGTACCTCTCCAGCAGGGCGCAGGTCTTCGGGACGCCCTGGCACGCCGCTCCTGCTTTTTtacctaaaacacacaaaaacacagtcgACAGAGACGTTAATTAACCGTTTAACAGCCAATCAACAGCTGGAACTTAGACCAATTAACACTAACGACCCAATTTAACCCTCGAGATGTCTTCCCACCGACCTGGGAATTTAAGTTTTTCTGActcataatttaaaatgtaaaaaccttttatcaacgtTGTGGTCGTGTTTTTTCCCCCGTTTTGTATCTTTCCCCGAaagattttgtcacttttttcaatgttggtCGACTTTTTTCAAGCGAGTGAGTTTTTCATCGAAtgttttaggcttttttttatttttattttatgtgacactttttttgggacattttcttgtcacatttttgtcactttatttgacatgtcttcgcatttttgtcactttatttgacatgtcttcacatttttgtgactttttttgacattgttctctctttttttaaagttcttttaccaattgttatttttttttggNNNNNNNNNNNNNNNNNNNNNNNNNNNNNNNNNNNNNNNNNNNNNNNNNNNNNNNNNNNNNNNNNNNNNNNNNNNNNNNNNNNNNNNNNNNNNNNNNNNNtacacacacacacacacacacacacacacacacactatgcttcttacacacacacacacacacacacacacacacacacaaaagcgagaataacgttgaaaaaagttaacaaaactGGTTTTAATCTCAtatttgacgggaagacaaacaaaacaaaacttattgtaatttataattaatttataattagTTGATCCCCAGAGGGGAAATTACACTTTACTTCAGTGTTTAGTACTTTGGTCTAATAGTGCTCTGTTTACCTCGGAGGTCGGAGCCTTTTCTCGGCCCGTCTCTCCTGACAGAAGATTTTAACTTCTTTTCACCTGAGCAGGACAGACAGCACAGGAAGTTAATGACAGCTTACAGCTCTGTGTCAAGTTCAAATGCCACAGCTGAGTTAATGAAAGCTAACAGCTCTGTGTCAAGTTTGAATGCCACAGCTTAGTTAATGAAAGCTAAAAGCTCTGTGTCAAGTTCAAATGCCACAGCTTAGTTAATAAAAGCTAAAAGCTCTGTGTCAAGTTCAAAtgccacatttttttaatgaaagctaACAGCTATGTGTCAAGTTCAAATGCCACAGCTTAGTTAATAAAAGCTTACAGCTCTGTGTCAAGTTCAAATgccacattttttaatgaaagctaACAGCTATGTGTCAACTTCAAATGCCACAGCTTAGTTAATGAAAACTTACAGCTCTGTGTCAAGTTCAAATGCCACAGCTTAGTTAATGAAAGCTAACAGCTCTGTGTCAAGTTCAAATGCCACAGCTTAGTAAATGAAAACTTACAGCTCTGTGTCAAGTTCAAATGCCACAGCTTAGTTAATGAAAGCTAACAGCTCTGTGTCAAGTTCAAATGCCACAGCTTAGTTAATGAAAGCTAACAGCTCTGTGTCAAGTTCAAATGCCACAGCTTAGTTAATGAAAGCTTACAGCTCTGTGTCAAGTTCAAATGCCACAGCTTAGTTAATGAAAGCTAACAGCTCTGTGTCAAGTTCAAATGCCACAGCTTAGTTAATGAAAGCTTACAGCTCTGTGTCAAGTTCAAATGCCACAGCTTAGTTAATAAAAGCTAAAAGCTCTGTGTCAAGTTCAAAtgccacatttttttaatgaaagctaACAGCTCTGTGTCAAGTTCAAATGCCACAGCTTAGTTAATAAAAGCTTACAGCTCTGTGTCAAGTTCAAATGCCACAGCTTAGTTAATGAAAGCTAACAGCTCTGTGTCAAGTTCAAAtgccacatttttttaatgaaagctaACAGGTCTGTGTCAAGTTCAAATGCCACAGCTTAGTTAATAAAAGCTTACAGCTCTGTGTCAAGTTCAAATGCCACCGCTTCCTAATTAAATCAAATATGTCCAATTTAAAGAGATAAAACAGAATGACAATCTAATTGCTGACTGCTGATGTACTCATGCTCTTCATGTACATTCATATATTCGCCAGTAAAGCATCCGGTCTCTCAGTAttctgtttaaatgtattttaggcTCATCCTCAGCCTAAAATACAACCAAATCAAACCATCTCTGTCCATGACGGCACCTTTAGCTTGCTCTGGGTAGCCTAACTGCCCCACACAGGTACAGCAGAACTGCCCGCATTATAGTTAGGCTACGTCGTTATTCCCAAAATACCATTTTGTGACAACAAATTAGCATATTGTGGCCACAAGCGTTTTGTGACCACAAATTAACATTTCCTGGCcacaaattattgttttttttccatctaaTTAGCATTTTGTGGTcacaaattgtatttattttttcagttgtCATGTCTGGGGCTCCAAACTAACTACCCGATGGAGGCAGCTGTAGAGCAGCAACTCCCGTGTTACGCGAGATACCATTATAAGATTtatttgggggaggggggggtaaTCTCACTTTAACAatggctgctgtgtgtttggactaaagacacaaataaagacaaataaatgtacagttcACTCAAGTTTTTATGTCTGCTATCGGGAAT includes the following:
- the LOC117938301 gene encoding aspartyl/asparaginyl beta-hydroxylase-like, with the translated sequence MDRDGEKKLKSSVRRDGPRKGSDLRGKKAGAACQGVPKTCALLERYTEATGCKRGQIKFSVMHPGTHVWPHTGPTNCRLRLHLGLVVPKQGCRIRCTDQTREWEEGRVLIFDDSFEHEVWQDADRYRLIFIVDVWHPELTPYQRQTLSPI